TGCTGGTTTGAAAATTTCAATTGCACATTTAGCAGGAGGTAGTGATCGCCAAAGGCAGTTGACTAGGTTAACAAATCACAAGCCTCAATTGATAATTGCCACACCAGGTCGGTTACATGATTTTGTGGAAAAGAAGCTTTTGCCTTTAGATTACGTACAATACTTTATTATTGACGAAGCAGACATGACTTTGGACATGGGCTTTTTAGCTGATATCGATTTTATTGCGCAAAGATTGCCGAAAAAAGCAGTTTTAGCAGCTTTTTCAGCCACTTTACCTGTCCAATTGATGAACTTCTTGCGTAAATATATGGCTAAACCCAAACAAATTGTAATTGATAATCCTAGTGTGATTTCACCGACTGTCAAAAATGACTTGCTCGATGTTGGTGCCAAAAATCGAAAGACTATCTTATATAGGTTATTAACCATGGGACAGCCATACTTAGCACTAGTTTTTGCTAATACCAAGCAAAAGGTGGATGAAATAACTGCTTATTTGCAAAATCAAGGTCTTAAGGTGGCTAAAATTCACGGGGGAATTACTGAGCGTGAACGCAAGCGGGCGTTGCGTGAAGTGGCTGCAGGTCAATATCAGTATGTTGTGGCAACTGATTTAGCAGCACGAGGTTTGGATATTGACGGCGTCAGTTTAGTGATTAATTATGAAATTCCTCGTAATTTAGAGTTTGTGGTGCATCGCATCGGGCGAACTGGGCGCAACGGCCACTCTGGTCACGCCATCACTTTAATTCGTGAAGAAGAAATGCCGAGGATTGCTGGTTTAGAAAAGCTGGGCATCAAGTTTGATTTTGTGGAAATTAAGCATGATGAATTAGTCCCGCGTAAACATTACGCACGCCGCAATAATCGCAAAGAATCTGCCCATCAGGTTGATAACCACTTGAATGGCTATGTTAAAAAAGCTAAAAAGAAACGCAAACCTGGTTATAAGAAAAAGATTAAGCGGGTTGTTGAACAAGATAAGCAACAAAAACGCCGACTTGAACAACGTCATGAGATTCGCAAGGCAAAACGTCAGCGTAAGCAGCGTCGTGATAATAGTCGCTAACTAAAAAAGCTTTATTGCAGTTTAAAACGCAATAAAGCTTTTTTGACGTTATTAAATTAAGTTATGATTTAGCATAATAGTAATGATACAAGCAAGAATAGCCGATTAGTAAAAAGCTGATTCCCTCAAGAAAACCGCCGACTACATCTGAAGGGTAATGGACATGCGCGAAGATTCGAGTATAACCGATTAACACGGGAAAGCAAAACCAAATTGCACACATAATTGTTTTGAGTGGCTTATTTTTAACTAACAGAAGTGTTAAAACGATTAAAATGCCAAATAAAGTTGCGCTACCGACAGAATGTCCTGATGGAAAACTGTAACCATCTGCATAGACGAGATGATGTACGCTTGGCCTTGGTCTGGCAATTGCATGTTTAATAATCCAATTAAAGCCATTAGCAGCAATCATAGTACCAGCCGTAAAACAGGCATAAGCATATTTTTTAAAAATTACTAAAATTATTACTAAAATTATAGTTTCAGCAATAATTACGCTGGTATTACCCAAATTAGTAAAAGATTTAGTAAATTGGGTAATAGATTCGTTATTGTTGGTAACGATCCCAATCACGATTTTATCGAATTGCTGAATAAAATTACTGCCCGCAGAAACTAGGATAGCCCAGATTGCGTAAATAACCAAAAAGACACTTGCGGGCACAATCGTATCCGTTTTTGGTTGATTTGTATTGTTCAAATAATATTCTCCCCTTGTTTTTTTTAGTGTTTGTGGTAAATTATAATCATTATTAAATAAAAAATAAAGGTTAGGAACTAATAGCAATTTTATTTTTCTTTAGAGAAAAGTCGGTCGGTGCAAGACTTAAAAAATAAATTGTGAACTGAGCCTAGAACAAGCCTTTCGTTGTGCTTTCCGCGTTAAGGAAGCGTTTGAGGGTCACGTGCGAGCGTGAAACTTAGGTGGTACCGCGATTATTCGTCCTATGAAGTGAGTTCATAGGGCTTTTTTTATGAGGTAAAGAATATGTACAATCACAAAGTTGTTGAAAAAAAGTGGCAAGCTTATTGGGCTAAGAACCATACTTTTAAGACTGGTTCTGATCCTAAAAAGAAAAATTATTATGCCTTAGATATGTTTCCCTTTCCGTCAGGCAAAGGTCTACATGTTGGTCACCCAGAGGGTTATACGGCAACTGATATTGTTTCAAGGATGAAGCGGGCACAAGGCTACAATGTTTTGCACCCAATGGGTTGGGATGCTTTTGGTCTACCAACTGAACAATATGCGTTAAAGACGGGTGAAGATCCAGCTGTTGTTACTAAAGAAAACATCGCAACTTTTAAGAAGCAGCTCAACCAATTGGGTTTCTCTTATGATTGGGATCGGGAATTTGCGACTAGTGATCCGGAATATTATAAGTGGACTCAATGGATTTTTGAACAAATGTACAAGAATGGCTTGGCTTATGAGGCTGAGGCGCCAGTTAACTGGTCACCGGATTTAGGAACTGTTGTTGCTAACGAGGATATTGTTGATGGCAAAACCGAGCGTGGTGGCTATCCAATCTATCGGCGGAACATGAAGCAATGGATGCTGCGGATTACCGCTTATGCGGATAGATTATTGGCAGGGTTAGATAACCTTGATTGGCCTGAACCTGTTAAAGAAATGCAACGTAATTGGATTGGTCGCTCTGAAGGTGCGCAAGTTACTTTCAAGATTCA
This DNA window, taken from Lactobacillus sp. ESL0684, encodes the following:
- a CDS encoding phosphatase PAP2 family protein, with product MNNTNQPKTDTIVPASVFLVIYAIWAILVSAGSNFIQQFDKIVIGIVTNNNESITQFTKSFTNLGNTSVIIAETIILVIILVIFKKYAYACFTAGTMIAANGFNWIIKHAIARPRPSVHHLVYADGYSFPSGHSVGSATLFGILIVLTLLLVKNKPLKTIMCAIWFCFPVLIGYTRIFAHVHYPSDVVGGFLEGISFLLIGYSCLYHYYYAKS
- a CDS encoding DEAD/DEAH box helicase — encoded protein: MNNIFTSERIKPALQAGLSKINFITPSKVQEAVIPVLLDQQNAVVQAVTGSGKTHAFLVPILNELDEQLTFPQAIITAPSRELSEQLYQVARQLRDAAGLKISIAHLAGGSDRQRQLTRLTNHKPQLIIATPGRLHDFVEKKLLPLDYVQYFIIDEADMTLDMGFLADIDFIAQRLPKKAVLAAFSATLPVQLMNFLRKYMAKPKQIVIDNPSVISPTVKNDLLDVGAKNRKTILYRLLTMGQPYLALVFANTKQKVDEITAYLQNQGLKVAKIHGGITERERKRALREVAAGQYQYVVATDLAARGLDIDGVSLVINYEIPRNLEFVVHRIGRTGRNGHSGHAITLIREEEMPRIAGLEKLGIKFDFVEIKHDELVPRKHYARRNNRKESAHQVDNHLNGYVKKAKKKRKPGYKKKIKRVVEQDKQQKRRLEQRHEIRKAKRQRKQRRDNSR